In Clostridium omnivorum, the DNA window ATCCGATTATTTTATTAAATAATGTCCAATTAATGGACAACTTAATAAAAAATTGGTAGGGAACCTTCACCCGAACCCGTCAGCTAACTCCGGAGGCAAGAAGGAGGTTACAAATGAAATACATAAAATCAACGGCATTTATTTTTGTTGTGAGTATATTAGCTATAAGCATCACATCCAAAACAAACAGCTATGAGGTAAAGGCAGATGCAGCTATTAAAACACAACAAGGAGTTGTAGTTCGATCTGCGAACTTAACAACAGAGAAGGTAATAGTAGTTCCTAAAAAGGAAACAGAAGAAACAAGTAAGGGCAATTCATCTAAAAAGTCATCATTAAGCAGAGGTGGATCAATGAATAGCTCACTTGCTAAAACATCAGGTAACAGCAGCGTAGTTGGATTTGCTTCCAATTTTTTAGGAAGGCCTTATGTATGGGGAGCTTCAGGCCCAAGAGCCTTTGATTGCTCAGGATTTACAGCTTATGTTTATAGTAACTTTGGTGTTTACTTAGATCACTATACTGGGTCACAATTTGGAGCTGGTAAGTCAGTTAGTAGAGCAAATTTATCTCCTGGCGATTTGGTATTCTTTAATACCTATGGTTCGATATCACATGTTGGTATATACATGGGTGATGGAAGATTTATTCATGCAGCTAATCAACGAACTGGTGTAACAATAAGTAATTTAGATGAAGGGTATTATTCAGCTAGATATGCTGGAGCAAGAAGAGTAAAATAGTAATTTATCTCCCGACAAAATTTGTCGGGTTTTTTTTATCATAAATTTATTAAACTTCAAATAGTATAAAGTATGTATTTGGTTACTGCCATATTAAATTCCGCTTATTATACTAAGGTAGAAACCTTTTATAATTAACATATTATTTGGAGGTATAGTTATGAAGTACACAAGATATGATATGAGAAAAAAGAAAAATGAAGGAACTATGGTTCTGCTTATTTTAGCTGTTACACTGATTATGGCTTTCGTTATTGGTACTGTTATGTCAAACTTTTTTCTAAAGAACGCTTCTAATGTTAAAAATGAAGATGGTGCACAAAAAACTGTATCACAAAAAACAAGTAATCAATCCGCTGAAAAAGATGCTGTTGTTAAATATGTAGTAATTCAAGGCGGAAAATACATAAAAAGTGAAAATGTAGGACCAGAAAAAAATATATTAAGCAATTATGGAAATCCATTTACAATAGCAGAAGCAGATGGAACTAGAGTTTTACTTGGAATATATAGTGAAGCTGATTCTGAGAAACTTATAAAAACATTAAATGACAATAAAGTTGATAATTCTAAAATGGTTTTAGAAGTTACTAATGGAGATATGTGTAATAAGGAGATAGTTGAAATAATAAATGCTAACCTATTAATACTTACAAAGTTAACTGAAAAAAATGTACCAGCAGTTCAAACTAAAGATTTAAAAGAATGGTGTGCTAGTCTTAAGGATGTAGAAAAAGGAAGTAAGAATTATGCAATACTTACTGAGCTTAAAGGATATGTGAAAAATATGCCAGAGACTATTGCAAAAGAAAAGGCATCAGATAATTATGTATATATTTATAATATTTTGAAGAAATTTAATTCTAAATGAGAATTAACGCGTCATATGTAAGGCGCGTTAATTTATTTTTTGTAAATTTCTTTTTATTTTCATACAAAAAACTTAAAAAATTATTAAACAATCCTCTAAATACTTGTTTATGAATATTTTAAATGATAAACTATATAAGATGTATATTTAAAAAATTTAATTTAAATATAATGTCTATTAAAGGTTGAATCTTGTCAATAATACTAGTATGGATACATTAGGATGTGATAAAGTGAAAATTATATTGGCATCAGCTTCTGAAAGAAGACAGGAGTTATTAAATAGATTGACAGGTGAATTTGACATTAATGTAAGCAATTTCGATGAAAGCACGATTCCTTTTAATGGCAGCTTCCACCATTATGTAATGGAGCTTGCCAGGGGGAAAGCCTTAGAAGTCGAAAATAGATTGTCAGATGCCGAAGAAAAAATTATCATTGGTTGTGATACAATTGTTGCATTTAATGGCAAGGTACTTGGTAAGCCAAAGGATAAAGAAGATGCCTTTAAAATGCTAAGAGAACTAAGTGATGCTGAACATGAAGTATATTCTGGAATTGCTCTTGTTAATACAAAAACCAAAAGGGTAATAACAGATTTTGTATGCACTAAAGTGAAGTTTTCTGATTTATCTGATGAGGAAATAAAAAGGTATATAAATACAGAAGAACCAATGGATAAGGCAGGAGCTTATGGGATTCAGGGAATAGGTGGAATTTTTGTTGAAAAAATTCACGGATGCTATTATAATGTTGTAGGGCTTCCTTTAAATAAGCTCTATTGTATGCTAAGGGAGATGGGAGTAAATCTATAAAGGAGTATATTCATGGGAAGTTTACTTAGAATTATGGATTTGCCCGAAAATGAAAGACCGAGAGAAAAGTTGTTAAGGTATGGCGCTGATGAGCTTTCTAATAGTGAACTGCTAGCAATTATATTAAGAACTGGCAGTAACAGCGAGAACATATTGAACCTATGCAGTCGAATTTTAAAAGAGACTGATGGACTCAATGGGCTTATGGAATGTTCTGCAAATGAATTTATGAGTATAAAAGGAATTGGTGAAGCAAAAGCATCTCAACTTCTTGCTTTGGCAGAACTCAGCAAAAGATTTAAATCTTTTAAATCTGGTGATGAGTATAAAATATCAGAACCAAGGGACGCTGCGCTTTTAGTTCTGGAGAGTATGAGATATCTAAAGAAGGAATTTTTAAAGATTATTATGCTGAATACTAAAAATATAGTTATTTCTATAAAAGATGTTTCAGTTGGAAGTCTTAATTCTTCTATAGTACATCCAAGAGAGGTGTTTAGTGAAGCAATAAAAAAGAGTAGTGCTTCTATTATAATTTGTCATAACCATCCTTCTGGAGATCCCACTCCTAGTGGAGAAGATATAAGTGTTACTAAAAGGTTAAAAGAATGTTCTTTACTAATAGGAGTAGATTTATTGGATCACATCATAATTGGAAATGGAACATATATAAGTTTGAAAGAAAAAGGAATGCTGTAAAGTTGAAAGGAGAATTTTTGTATGGGAATTTTTGGAATGTCTAAAGATATGGGTATAGATTTAGGAACTGCTAATACTCTTATTTATGTGAAGGGAAAGGGTATTTTACTTAGAGAACCATCTGTTGTAGCAATTAACAGTGATACAAAAAAAGTATTAGCTGTTGGTATAGAAGCAAAACAAATGATTGGTAGAACACCTGGAAATATAGTTGCTATAAGACCATTAAAGGATGGAGTTATTGCTGATTTCGATGTTACACAAACTATGCTTAAAAAGTTTATTGAAAAAATAAGTCCTAAGAGTGCATTTACTAGTCCAAGAATTGTAGTATGCTTTCCATCCGGAGTAACTGAGGTTGAAAAGAGGGCTATAGATGAAGCTACAAAGACAGCTGGAGCTAGAGAAGTACTTCTTATGGAAGAACCAATGGCTGCTGCAATAGGAGCTGGACTTCCAGTAAATGAACCTACTGGAAGTATGATTGTTGATATCGGTGGAGGAACTACTGAAGTTGCTGTTATTTCATTAGGTGGAATTGTAACAAGTAAGTCACTAAGAATGGCAGGAGATGAGCTTGACCAAGCTATCATTAACTATATAAAAAGAGAATATAACTTAATGATTGGTGAAAGAACAGCTGAAACTGTAAAAATGGAATTAGGTTCAGCTTTCCCAGATGAAGATGAAAAATCAATGCAAATAAAAGGAAGAGACTTAATAACTGGACTTCCTAAAATCATAGATATATCAGAAGCAGAAGTAAGAGAAGCACTTAAGGAACCAGTTTATGCTATAGTTGATTCTATAAAAACTACACTTGAAAAGACACCACCAGAACTTGCGTCCGACATAATGGATAAAGGTATAATGCTAGCTGGTGGAGGAGCACTCCTTAAAGGTTTAGACAAACTTATAAACCATGAAACTCACATGCCAGTTCACATTGCAGAATCCCCTCTTGACTGTGTGGCACTTGGCGCTGGAAAGGCTCTAGACAACGTAGATAAAATAAGTAGAAGCAGATAATTAATATGACATTTCTTAAAAATAAACTGGCAGTAACAATTATTGTACTGTCAGTTAGCTTTTTAGTATTAATTGGGTATAGTGTCAAGAGGGAAAAGGTATCTTTTGTAGAAAATGGCGTTGGAGTAACCTTAAATTCTGTACAAAAGGTAGTTTATAGCGCTGGAGCTAATATAAAAGAATTTGGAAGCTTTATAATTCATTTTTCTGAAATCAAAAAAGAGAATGAAGAGCTTAAAGCTCGAAATGATGAACTTGAAACAAAGGCTTTAGAATATGATGCTTTAAAGAGCGAAAATGAAAGATTATCTGAAAACTTGAAGTTTAAAGACGAGCGTTCTGAATATGATTATTTAGGCTGTAGGATCATTGGAAATGCAGGCGGCAACTATTTAGATGGTTTTACTATAGATAGAGGAATTAAGGACGGAGTAAAAAAAGGAATGGTAGCTGTTACATCAAAAGGACTTGTGGGACAAGTAACTGCTGTTGCAAGTAATTGGGCTATTATTCAATCACTATCTAATGAGAATATTGCAGTGAGTGGTATGGTAAATTCTCAGGAAACAAGTGGAAATGATAGTGGTATGGTAAGAGGTTATAAAGATTCAGAAAATAGACTTCTTGCAAAATTATATTATCTTCCATTAGATTCAAAGGTTAAAAAGGGCGATGAAATTTTAACTTCTGGGCTTGGAGGATTATATCCAAAGGGAATTAGAATAGGAAAAGTGCTTGATATTGAAGAGGATAAAGGAAAGATTATGAAGAATGCAGTAATTGAGCCTTATGTTGAATTTAATAAGCTGCAAGAAGTAATGTTAGTAGTTCCTAAAAATATTAGAGATTTAAATGAAATAAAATACTAGGGTGGTAACCATGAAGAGAATATTTACAATTATTTTTTTAAGCCTAATTTTTTTTATAATAGATAACACTATTATGCCTTTATTCTCTATTAAGGGTATTTTCCCTAGCTTTTTATTTTTGTTTGCCATATGTTTTTCAATAATTAATGGAGTATGGGAAGGTTTATGGTTAGGTGTGTTTACAGGTATGCTTCAAGATTTATACTTTTTTAATGGCTTTGGAGTAAATGCATTTGTAAATATGCTAGTGTGCATAATAGCTGCAGTAATTGGAAATGTGATTATTAAGGAGAAGAGACTTATACCAACAGCTGCTTCATTTGGTTTATCTCTTCTTAAGGGTGTAATTGTATTTGCTATATTATATATAGCTAAGCAATATACCTATTTTGAGCATATATTTTTCGATTCACTTTGTAATATGGTAATATGTTTTTTCTTTTATAAATGGTTGTATAGATTTTGCCAAAAAGACTATATGCAAAGAAAGTGGAAATTTTATGAAAAATAAAAAGTGGTGATGGTGGGATTATGAAGAAAAAGAAGAAAAAGAGTTTTAATAGGTTTACAGCCTTATTTATAATAATGCTTCTAATATTTACAGCCATAACATCTAGGCTCACCTATCTGCAAGTAGTCAAAGCAGAAGATTATAAGGAAAAGGCTAACAGAAAATCTATTACTGAAATACAGGAATTTGCACCAAGAGGTGAAATTAAGGACAGAAATGGCAGCCTGCTTGCAACAAATCAAAAGAGCTATATACTAACATATACGGAAACCGATGAAAGTAAACTAAATTTCTTCCAAACAATGGATAAGGTATTTAAGGTGTTAGATGAAAACAAAGAAGTGCAGCAGGATGACTTTGAACTAAAAATTAACCCATATAGATTTGAATTTAAAGTTCAAGATGAAGATGCTAGAAAACAGATAGAATTAAGATTTAAGAAGGATAGGGGTTTAGATGAGGAAATTATAAAGAAGCTATACCCTAAAGTGAAGGACACTCTTTCAGAAGAACAGCAAGAAAAGGTTGATGAAGAATTATTAAAAATAACTCCTGAGCAAACATTTAAATATCTGGTTGATCAATATAAGCTTACTCCTAAGGATACTTTTAAAAATATAGTTGATCAATATAGTGATGTTCCTAATGATACATTACAACTTATTAAAAGCAAGTATAAGATTTCTTCAGAAAGTGAAGTAAAAGCATTGCTTGATCAATATGTAAAGGATAAAAAGAAAACTAAAGAAATATTTGAACAGCTAGTTGTAAAATGCGGAGTAGATAAGCTTAACTATACAATAGATCAGCAAAGAAGATATATGCTTGTTAAAGATACTCAGAAGATGCAAAGTTTTTCAGGTTATAAGCCTGTAGAAATCGCAAAGAGTATTAATCAGGATACAGCATTTATATTTTCTCAAATGCTAAATGATATGCCAGGTATAGATATATCAATTCAGCCAATTAGGTATTATCCTTATGATGAATTAGGATCTGCCTTTTTAGGTTATATATCTAAGATTAACTCTTCAAGTAAAGATAAGTACGATGAAAAAGGATATGATTCCAATACGGATTATGTAGGTGCAGCAGGACTTGAAAGAGCTTATGAAGACAAACTTAAAGGCTCAAAAGGTGGAAGAATAGTTAAGTTAAATAAACAGGGTAGAGTAACTGAAGAATTAGGCAGCAGGGAGTCTTATCCAGGACAGACACTACAGCTTACTATTGATAAAGATGTTCAATATGCAGCAGAAGTAGCTCTTGATAAAACAATGGCTAGTTTGCAAAAAGCAGGAGTTCAACAAGACGTTGATACATCAAATGCTACAAGAGGAGCTGCAGTTGCAATTGATGTAAATACAGGGGGAATATTAGCTCTAGTAAGTAGACCAGGATTTAACCCTAATGATTTTGCAAAAGGACTTACAGAAGATCAATATAAAAAGTATTTTAGTCCTGATTATGCTGGTTTTGGAAAGTTGAAGGGATACAATAATGATAAAATAAATGAATTGTTCCCAATGTATAAGAACACAAATATAAGATACGATAAATATGATGTTTTGCCAAAGCCTCTTTATAATTATGCTACATTATCATTAACTCAACCAGGTTCTACATTTAAGCCGTTAACAGCTATAGCTGGACTTGAAAAAGGAGTAATTAATACATCTACAACTGTTGATGATGAGGGATTTTTTGATGATGGAAATGGTTTTAACACAAAATTTCCATCGGATGGACGTAATGGTATAGTCAATTTAACTACTGCTATTGCAAAATCTAGTAACCCTTATTTTATGACAGTTTCTCAAAGACTAAGGGCGGCTTATGGCGATGATGTTTTAGCTGATTATGCTTGGAAATTTGGACTCGGTATAAAGCCTAATTCAGGACAAAAACCAACTACAGGTATAGAATTTGCCAGTGATGAAGAAAATTTTGGACAAGTGTTTAATTCTTATACTATTAAGAATAACTATGCTGCAAGCTATCTTGCAAGTTGTATGGATTTGCTTAAGTCTGGGAAGAGTTCAAAGGGAAATACTTTTACACCTATCAATTTATATTATGGTGATTCAGATAGTGATGAAGTAAAGCAAATTAAGAAAGATTTTAAGGATCAGATATCAGCTTTTATAAAGAATGGTGGATGGGTAGAAGGTGTAGGTAGTAAAGATGATAAGAACTCTGGAATTAAAAGGGATACTTATGTAATGAACACTTACACAACTTTAATTAATAAGCTTATAGCAGCAGATTCAAGCTATAAAGGTAAAAATATTTCTAAGAGTGAAATATCAAGCATGGCCTATGATTTGCTTAGTATAAGTATTTATGATGGATATTTCCAAAGTACAGCACCGTTTAATATCTACAACGCTTCTATAGGACAAGGTATAAGTAATTTTACTCCACTTCAACTTGCTAATTACGTTTCAACTATGGTAAATGGAGGAAATAGATACAAGCTTCACCTTGTGGATAAAATTACTGATGCTAATGGAAATGTAATCCAGGATATAAAGCCTGAGGTTGTTGAAAATACAGGAGTTAAGCAGTCTACCTTAGATGCAGTAAAGGCTGGTATGTTGGCCGTTACCGATAAAGGTACTGCAGCAGGAGCTTTTGCTGGCCTTCCATTTCAAACAGCAGGTAAGACAGGATCAGCTACTTTTAGAAATGACCAAGCTGATTTTGGAAGAACCTCCTATGCAGTGTATGTTGGTTTTGCACCATATGATAAACCTCAAATTGCTGTGGCAGTGATAATATTCGATGGTGGTCACGGGGGATTCATAACACCTGTGGCAAGAGCTATGTACGAAGCTTATTTCAAGGATCAATTAAAAGCAAATGGTGTTACACCTCAGAGTGACATTGAGGCTAAGCCAATTAATTAGTACAATAAAAAAATAGATGGGTGCACCCCATCTATTTTTATTATGCAAAATTCAATTAAATTTTAGTATTTAAGCTATAATATACGAAATTTTACAAGTTGAAAGAAGGATTTTACTAAATTTTGTTGAAATATAATGTTATGCTTACTTATGGAGGTTTTTTATGATAGAAGACAGAATAATAATTAAGGGAAACAAAGAAGGTTTAAATGCAGTTATTAATATCCACAAATTCAAGGACTTTGATGAAGTTTTAGAGGTTTTAGTGGATAAGCTATCTAAGGGAAGAAAGTTTTATAAAGGCTGTACCTTAAAGATAACTGCAGAACTAAAATATATAAATGATAGAGAATTAAGTAAGCTAAAAGACATTTTATTTGAAGAGTTTCTTATTCAAGATTGCATATTTGAGGATAAGGAAGAAAAAAACTCTAAAGTTTTTTCAGGAATATACGAAGGTAGAACAAAGTTCATAAAAAAGACTATACGTGGCGGGCAAAGCATTGACTATTCTGGTAACATAGTAATAATTGGCGATGTTAATCCAGGAGCAGTAGTCTCAGCTGGAGGCAATATTGTAGTTTTAGGTTCTCTACGGGGAAATGTGCACGCTGGTGCAAGCGGTAATGATAAAGCTATTATTGCTGCTTTTAGTATGCAGCCTGAAATACTTCAAATTGCAGATATTATGACTAGATCACCTGAAGATGGCGTAAAGCCAACCTTTCCAGAGGTGGCTAAGGTAAAAGATAATATGATAATTGTGGAACCGTATTTATTAAACAAGTTTATTTAATGGAGGTAAGAAAATGGGAGAGGCTATTGTTATTACATCAGGTAAAGGTGGAGTTGGTAAAACAACTACAACTGCTAATATAGGTACTGCACTAGCAGCAATGGGTAAGAAAGTAGTTGTAGTAGATGGAGATACAGGACTAAGAAATTTGGATGTACTTATGGGACTTGAAAATAGAATTGTATTTACTCTATTAGACGTATTAGAAGAAAAGTGCAGGTTAAAGCAAGCACTAATAAAGGATAAGAGATTTAATAATTTATTTATGCTTCCAACTGCACAAACTAGGGATAAAGACGATGTGGATTCGGAGAAGATGTTAAGTACTGTAAATCAGTTGAAAGAGGAATTTGATTATGTAATTATTGATTGTCCTGCAGGAATTGAACAAGGCTTTGAAAACGCTGTGGTTGGAGCTGATAGAGCCATTGTAGTTGTTAATCCTGAGCTAACTTCTGTAAGAGACGCAGATAGGGTAATAGGAAAATTAGATTCCAAAGGTCTTGAGAGGCATGAACTAGTAATTAATAGACTAAATCATGAAATGGTGAAAAAAGGCGATATGCTAGATATTAACGATATTCTAGATAGCCTAGCTATAAAACTTATTGGTGTAGTTCCAGATGATAGAAATGTTACAGTTTCGACCAATAAGGGAGAGCCTATTGTATTGGATGATAAGGCTTTCTCAGGACAAGCATTTAAAAATATTGCAAAAAGAATTGTGGGGGAAGAAGTACCTTTTATGTCCTTAGACAATGATGAAGGTGGATTTTTATCCTCACTAAAAAAGATATTTAAGAAAAAATAGGGGGAGAGTAATATGGATTTATTTAAAATATTTTCCTCTAAATCTTCCTCAAAGGATGTAGCTAAAGAAAGATTGCAGCTTATCTTGATACATGATAGGTCTGACTTATCTCAGGAATTTTTAGAGATGATTAAAAGTGAAATACTAAAGGTTATATCTAATTATGCTGAAATTGAAAATGGAGATATTGAAGTTAAACTTACTAGGACTGAAGCAAGCGAAGGTAATGCTCCTGCGCTTGTAGCTAGTATACCTATAAAAAGTATGAGAAAAAAAATATAAAGCTAAGCTGTGTATAATTAAAAGATTATACATAGCTTTTTTTTAGTTATATGGTATAATCATATTGTTAATGGAGGGATTACTATGTACGAAAAGTTAAAAATTAATGGTAAGCTTCTGAAAGAACTCGATTATGGAATTCTTATAGCAGCTGTTATTATTGTAATATTTGGAGCATTTAATATATATAGTGCAACACATAATGCATATGGAACTGAATATTTCAAACTTCAGCTTATATGGTTGGTACTTGGACTAATTGTAGTATATCTGATACTGATATTTGACTATTCATTCCTGATGAATTATGCAACAGTAATCTATTGGGCCTCTATTGGGCTTCTAGTGATAAATGATGTATTTGGACATACTAGTCATGGTGCAAAGGGATGGCTATCTATTGGAAGCAGAATGATACAGCCGTCTGAATTTGCAAAGCTTGGTATGATAATTATGCTAGCAAAAAAGTTAGATGATATGGAAGGTAATATAAATACTCCAAAGAATTTTTTTACACTTTGCTTTTATGCTATAATTCCAATGGCTTTAATTGTTATTCAGCCTGATATGGGAATGACAATGGTATGTTTTTTTATTGTATTAGGTATTTTTTATGCTGTTGGGCTAGATTTAAGAGTTATCTTTGGAGGTATTGGCGGATTAATTATATCAATTCTACTGGTTTGGAATTCAGGCTTAATAGAGGGATATCAAAAGAAGAGAATAACTGCTCTTTTTAATCCAGAGGCAGATCCGTCAGGGGCCAATTTGCAGCTTCAAGAATCATTAAAAGGTATTGGCTCAGGTGGCATACTAGGAAAGGGATTTTTGAAGGGCACTCAGGTTGGAGGCGGTTTTATACCTGAAGCACACAATGACTTTATTTTTGCTGTGGTTGGCGAAGAATGGGGACTTATTGGAGGCTTGGCCTTAATGCTGTTTTATGGTATTATGATCTATAAATTTATAAAAATTGCAAAGAGCTCAAAAGATGTATTTGGCTCAGTATTATGCATTGGAGTAATTTCAACATTTTTATTTTCATTACTTCAAAATATAGGTATGACAATTGGAATTATGCCTATTACAGGAATTACCCTACCTCTAATGAGTTATGGTGGAAGCTCTATTTTAACTAGTTTTATGGCTATAGCTATAGTACTTAATGTTGGTATGAGAAGAAAAAAGATTAATTTTTAAAACATGGAGCGGGAGGAGATTTTATGAAAATTGCACTAATTGCACATGATAAGAAAAAAGATGACATGGTAGAATTTGTTTCAAGGTATAAGGAAGTTTTTGAAGGGCACGAATTATATGCTACTGGTACTACAGGAAGATTGATCATAGAAAATGTAGGGCTTAAGGTTCATAGGTTTTTATCAGGACCATTAGGAGGAGATCAACAAATTGGTGCTAAAATAGCTCAAGGGGAAATGGATTTAATAATATTTTTGAGAGATCCACTAACTGCGCAACCACATGAACCTGATGTAACAGCGCTTTTGAGATTATGCGATGTGCATCGTATACCTCTAGCTACTAACATAGGTTCAGCAGAGATATTTATGAAAGCATTCATTTCTAGAGTTCAATAGATTGCACACTGATAAAAGATTACTATTAGATAGTAGTCTTTTTTATTTATGGAGGATATTAGCTTGTTTACAATATTTGGATAATATATAATATTAATTGTAGTATATTGCTACTGTGAGGTGATTGTAAATGAGAAGACTTTATAAGTTCATAAAATATATACTAATGTTTTCATTTTTTATAATATTCAATTTCATTCTTCTTAATAGCATAAAAGAGCAAACTCCTGCTTATGAAGAAATGAAGCCTAAAATAATACTTATAAGTCATGTATACTCTAATCCATATTGGAAATATGTAAAGTCTGGAGCAGAAAAGGCAGCTAAGGAGAGAGGTGCTGTTGTTGAGTTTCAAGGTCCTGATTACGCTAGTGTAGAAGAAGGGGTAAAGCTTATAAACATGGCCTATGCTGCTAAAGTAAGTGGAATTATAACTTATGTTCAAGATGAAGCTAGCTATAAATCAGTTATAGATAAGGTTATAATGGGAGGAATCCCATTAGTAACTGTAGACTCAGATGCAGAAAGCAGCAAGCGTTTAGCTTACGTTGGCACCGACAATGTAGCTGCAGGAAGCGCCGGGGCAAAGGAAATGATTAAGCAAGTAGGGAGAAATGGAGATGTGGCAATTATTATGGGCGGGAGGAATGTTAAAAATCAAATTGAAAGAGTAAAAGGATTTACAGATTATATAAAAAATAATTCTAGTCTTGCGATTTCGGATATTGAGTCTTCTGATTCATACTTGTTAGAAGCAGAATTAGCAGCTAAAAGAATTTTGATGAATCACAGTAATATTAAAGCCATATTTTGTACTTCAGCCCTGGATGGACAAGGTGCTGCGAAGGCCTTGAAAAGCACAGGATTTGAAGGAAACGTTAAAATTATTTCCTTTGATGATTTGCCAGAAACCTTGGAGTTTATAGAAAATGGAACCATTGCTGCTACAATAGTTCAAAATCCTTATGCTATGGGATATAAATCAGTAAATATAATTATGGATATTATGGAGGGAAAAGATATCAAAGGGATATTCCCAACTGACGTAACTGTAGTTTCAAAAGAGAACTTGGACAAGTTTAGAAAAAGGCAAAGTGATTATGATGGCGAAGACAAATAGTTTAAAAAGAAAATTTATCATTTTCGCAATTATTATAATTACCCCCATAGCAACAACTAGTATTGTATCTTTAATCATAAGCAAACAAATTACTAGTGCTTATGATACTATGCTAAATAAAATGAGTACAACAAATGAAATTAAGGAAAAACTCAATGATTCTTTTAATAATTTTAATAAATATGTACTAGATAATTCTGAGCAGAGCAAAACACTTTATGAGGAAGGATATAGTAAGGCATTGGATAATGTAATTTTGCTTCAAAGCAAATCTGGTATTGAAAGTAGATATATTTTAAGAGACCTGCAAAACTCATTAAGAAGTTATAAAGGTGTAGGTGATAATACAATTAAGTTAAGTTCTAATAAAGATGGAATTGATGTATATTATACTAATTATGTTTCTACCAAAGAAATATTTAATTATTGTAATATATTTATCTCTAAGTTAAGTGACAGTTATTTAAAAAATAATAATGAAATTTATAACAATCTAAAGGCAAAAGAAAAATATATTTATAAAGTATTGATAATATATATAGTTTCTGCCTTGTTAATAAGCATACTATATACTTTATTCTTCCTTAAAAATATTTTGGAAAAGCTAAAGGAACTAGTAGATACATCAAAAAAAGTATCACAAGGCGATTTTTCTTTTTATGAAGGAAAAAAAACCTTTATTTATGAATTGGACATTTTGTCCCTTGCCTTTAGTGCAATGATAAATGATATTAAAAAGTATATAAATTCTATAAAAGAAACTGCTGCATTGGAGATAAAGCTTAGAAATGAAGAAAT includes these proteins:
- the mgsA gene encoding methylglyoxal synthase gives rise to the protein MKIALIAHDKKKDDMVEFVSRYKEVFEGHELYATGTTGRLIIENVGLKVHRFLSGPLGGDQQIGAKIAQGEMDLIIFLRDPLTAQPHEPDVTALLRLCDVHRIPLATNIGSAEIFMKAFISRVQ
- a CDS encoding sensor histidine kinase, whose translation is MSTTNEIKEKLNDSFNNFNKYVLDNSEQSKTLYEEGYSKALDNVILLQSKSGIESRYILRDLQNSLRSYKGVGDNTIKLSSNKDGIDVYYTNYVSTKEIFNYCNIFISKLSDSYLKNNNEIYNNLKAKEKYIYKVLIIYIVSALLISILYTLFFLKNILEKLKELVDTSKKVSQGDFSFYEGKKTFIYELDILSLAFSAMINDIKKYINSIKETAALEIKLRNEEMNLLKYQNALKQSQLRVLQSQINPHFLFNTLNCINQTAISENAVITESLITSVSGILRYSLRMMDRNATLMEEVNVVKQYMYIQELRYGDRIKFNLSIKGDLNRVMVPGMTLQPFVENAFIHGIEPKEDGGFINIDIHELGDSCTVIIEDNGCGIDEETLNKIICEESKLKHIGHTTGMGIRSVVERLELIYEEKGIFKIESKKGCGTRIYLQIPIKE
- a CDS encoding sugar-binding protein, with translation MRRLYKFIKYILMFSFFIIFNFILLNSIKEQTPAYEEMKPKIILISHVYSNPYWKYVKSGAEKAAKERGAVVEFQGPDYASVEEGVKLINMAYAAKVSGIITYVQDEASYKSVIDKVIMGGIPLVTVDSDAESSKRLAYVGTDNVAAGSAGAKEMIKQVGRNGDVAIIMGGRNVKNQIERVKGFTDYIKNNSSLAISDIESSDSYLLEAELAAKRILMNHSNIKAIFCTSALDGQGAAKALKSTGFEGNVKIISFDDLPETLEFIENGTIAATIVQNPYAMGYKSVNIIMDIMEGKDIKGIFPTDVTVVSKENLDKFRKRQSDYDGEDK